The Collimonas fungivorans Ter331 genome has a segment encoding these proteins:
- a CDS encoding DUF3108 domain-containing protein, with amino-acid sequence MSSSSASPTIPSNPFASRSRWLWVLLLTLLLHILLLVWGNRQFGVPAPVHRPEPMVMATLMPLPPVEKPVLLPQAPKPAPQTTKQVSKPSAPARPKAAPEPSVEVPDTPIRETVTPIIDAGPAAPATADAAAAAAPPAAEPAPAAQAEAAPPAGKHYQTNPPPSAELKYDVQALQKGQNYHGSGKITWQTDGGSYTVNGEAGILFFTVLDFKSEGEINGFGVAPVTFTQKRRNKPPTQTIFHRELNRIVFSSSPQSYPRSGGEQDRSSVVWQLASIGRGDSTQFAPGVVIDLFVAGPLDAETWRMQIVGQEKVNVDGNDVDTWHVIRIPEAGSHEQRLDIWLAPRQEWYPVKIRFTDKDNDYIDMSLSKLKQLGQTAAH; translated from the coding sequence CATTCCGAGCAATCCCTTCGCCAGCCGCAGCCGCTGGCTATGGGTGCTGTTGCTCACGCTGTTGCTGCATATACTGCTGCTCGTCTGGGGTAACCGCCAGTTCGGCGTCCCGGCGCCGGTGCATCGGCCCGAACCCATGGTCATGGCCACTCTCATGCCATTGCCGCCGGTGGAAAAACCGGTGCTGCTGCCGCAGGCGCCAAAACCAGCGCCGCAGACAACCAAGCAAGTGAGCAAGCCCAGCGCCCCGGCGCGCCCGAAAGCAGCGCCTGAGCCAAGCGTGGAGGTGCCGGATACGCCGATCAGGGAAACCGTGACGCCCATCATCGACGCCGGGCCTGCTGCTCCAGCAACGGCCGATGCGGCCGCTGCCGCCGCGCCGCCGGCAGCCGAGCCCGCCCCTGCGGCACAGGCGGAAGCAGCGCCGCCGGCCGGCAAGCACTATCAAACCAATCCGCCGCCGTCGGCAGAGCTCAAATACGATGTGCAAGCCTTGCAAAAAGGCCAAAACTATCACGGCAGCGGCAAGATCACCTGGCAAACCGACGGCGGCAGCTACACCGTCAACGGCGAGGCCGGCATCCTGTTTTTTACCGTCCTTGATTTCAAGAGCGAAGGCGAAATCAATGGCTTTGGCGTGGCCCCCGTGACTTTTACGCAGAAGCGCAGGAACAAGCCGCCCACCCAGACCATTTTTCACCGGGAGCTGAATCGCATCGTTTTTTCGTCTTCGCCGCAAAGCTATCCTCGCAGCGGCGGTGAGCAAGACCGTTCCAGCGTGGTCTGGCAGCTGGCCAGCATAGGCCGCGGCGACAGCACGCAGTTTGCTCCAGGCGTGGTCATCGACCTGTTCGTTGCCGGCCCGCTGGATGCCGAAACATGGCGCATGCAAATCGTTGGCCAGGAAAAGGTCAACGTCGACGGCAACGATGTCGATACCTGGCATGTAATTCGCATTCCAGAAGCAGGCTCGCATGAACAGCGGCTGGACATCTGGCTGGCGCCCCGACAGGAATGGTATCCGGTCAAAATACGCTTTACCGATAAAGACAACGATTATATCGACATGTCGCTGTCCAAATTGAAACAACTGGGCCAGACCGCCGCGCATTGA
- a CDS encoding DUF3108 domain-containing protein, giving the protein MKPSLVRLSLAAALCCSMLTVSAATTDHSASKYKTDLPPSADLSYAIQAKQSGITLGGEGSVKWQADGKHFSVKSETRAMLFGKILEASSEGTIDSFGLAPTQFINKRFRKEATTTTFHRDSGTIGFSESSESYPIKGGEQDRTSIIWQLISVARAAPQQFKPGSEWTFFVAGMRDAEPWTFKVVNTEKIKTPLGDLDAVHIFKAPPPDAKDQQLDIWLAPSLEWYPVRLRFTDPNKDFVEQTLQQVSNKGDK; this is encoded by the coding sequence ATGAAACCATCCCTAGTCCGCCTATCCCTGGCCGCCGCACTGTGCTGCAGCATGCTGACAGTTTCCGCCGCGACCACCGATCACTCTGCGAGCAAGTACAAAACCGACCTGCCGCCGTCAGCCGACCTGAGTTATGCGATCCAGGCCAAGCAGAGCGGCATTACGCTGGGCGGCGAAGGCAGCGTCAAATGGCAGGCGGACGGCAAGCATTTCAGCGTCAAGTCGGAAACTCGCGCCATGCTGTTCGGGAAAATCCTGGAAGCCTCCAGCGAGGGTACGATCGACAGCTTCGGCCTGGCGCCGACCCAGTTCATCAACAAGCGCTTCCGCAAGGAAGCAACCACCACCACTTTCCATCGCGACAGCGGCACCATCGGCTTTTCCGAATCCAGCGAGAGTTATCCGATCAAAGGCGGCGAACAGGATCGCACCAGCATCATCTGGCAGCTGATTTCGGTGGCGCGGGCGGCGCCGCAGCAATTCAAGCCAGGTTCGGAATGGACCTTCTTCGTGGCCGGCATGCGCGATGCGGAACCGTGGACGTTCAAGGTCGTCAACACTGAAAAAATCAAGACCCCGCTGGGCGACCTGGACGCAGTCCATATTTTCAAGGCGCCGCCGCCGGACGCCAAGGACCAGCAGCTCGATATCTGGCTGGCGCCGTCGCTGGAATGGTATCCGGTGCGCTTGCGGTTTACCGACCCGAACAAGGATTTTGTCGAGCAGACTCTGCAGCAGGTCAGCAATAAAGGTGACAAATAA
- the queC gene encoding 7-cyano-7-deazaguanine synthase QueC: MTTPNGAIVLFSGGQDSTTCLAWALSRYERVETIGFDYGQRHAVELTVRPVLLQKIRAQFPQWAGKLGEDHLIDLSLISKISSTAMTEDVEIVMQENGLPNTFVPGRNLLFMTVAATVAYRRGLNVLVGGMCETDFSGYPDCRDDTMKALQVALNLGMATQIKLETPLMWIDKSETWKLAQDLGGDALVDLIRADTHTCYLGQRGALHDWGYGCGTCPACALRARGYQQFRSTGGV, translated from the coding sequence ATGACTACACCAAACGGCGCCATCGTCCTCTTTAGCGGCGGCCAGGACTCCACCACCTGCCTGGCTTGGGCTTTGTCGCGCTACGAGCGGGTCGAGACGATCGGCTTCGACTACGGCCAGCGCCATGCGGTTGAACTGACCGTGCGCCCGGTCCTGCTGCAGAAAATCCGTGCCCAGTTTCCGCAATGGGCCGGCAAGCTGGGGGAGGACCACCTGATCGACCTGTCGCTGATTTCAAAAATATCGTCGACCGCGATGACGGAAGACGTTGAAATCGTGATGCAGGAAAACGGCTTGCCGAACACCTTTGTGCCCGGACGCAACCTGCTGTTCATGACGGTAGCGGCCACGGTGGCCTATCGGCGCGGCTTGAACGTGCTGGTTGGCGGCATGTGCGAAACCGATTTCTCCGGTTATCCCGACTGTCGCGATGACACCATGAAAGCCCTGCAAGTGGCGCTGAACCTGGGCATGGCGACCCAGATCAAGCTGGAAACGCCCTTGATGTGGATAGACAAGTCGGAAACCTGGAAACTGGCGCAGGACCTCGGCGGCGACGCCCTGGTCGACCTGATCCGGGCCGATACCCATACCTGCTACCTGGGCCAGCGCGGCGCGCTGCACGACTGGGGTTATGGCTGCGGCACCTGCCCGGCTTGCGCCTTGCGTGCGCGGGGATACCAGCAATTCAGGTCGACCGGAGGCGTTTGA
- a CDS encoding M48 family metallopeptidase: protein MSQTVATLRTQKEKTYQALMIGFGILLWIAIAAAVAAYWSDPKMAPTLRIYIGYAVAITLFYWIAAAVYRASAFGNMILLGPEQFPELHQMVVAGSQEIGLSEPPKTFLYNSNGVFNAFARRLLGGRYVFLTSALVEANSDAQVRFVIGHELGHHAAGHLNPWLNTLKLPAHIVPFLGKAYSRSREYTCDNIGAYLSKDFEASRSSLQMLGCGCRRLNQAMSCESFVAQEAMVPPVFGFLNEICRTHPRLTRRVAAIKEQIDN, encoded by the coding sequence ATGTCACAGACGGTCGCTACGCTTCGCACACAGAAAGAAAAAACCTACCAGGCGCTGATGATAGGTTTCGGTATCTTGCTTTGGATCGCCATTGCGGCGGCAGTAGCAGCATACTGGTCGGATCCAAAAATGGCGCCGACCTTGCGCATCTATATCGGGTATGCCGTGGCAATCACGCTTTTTTATTGGATCGCGGCCGCGGTTTACCGGGCATCGGCATTCGGCAACATGATTCTTCTGGGGCCTGAGCAATTCCCCGAACTGCACCAGATGGTGGTCGCCGGATCGCAGGAAATCGGGCTGTCCGAACCGCCGAAAACCTTCCTCTACAATTCCAACGGCGTCTTCAATGCCTTTGCCCGGCGTTTGCTCGGCGGCCGTTACGTATTCCTGACCTCGGCCCTGGTTGAAGCCAATAGCGATGCCCAGGTACGCTTTGTCATCGGCCATGAACTCGGACACCATGCCGCCGGACATTTGAATCCATGGCTCAACACGCTGAAATTGCCGGCCCATATCGTTCCGTTTTTAGGGAAGGCCTATTCCCGTTCGCGCGAATACACTTGCGATAACATCGGCGCTTATTTGTCCAAGGATTTCGAGGCATCGCGCAGTTCCCTGCAGATGCTCGGCTGCGGCTGCCGCCGATTGAACCAGGCGATGAGTTGCGAGTCTTTCGTGGCGCAAGAAGCGATGGTGCCGCCGGTATTCGGTTTCCTCAACGAGATTTGCCGCACTCACCCGCGCCTGACACGACGGGTTGCAGCGATCAAGGAACAGATCGACAACTGA
- a CDS encoding indolepyruvate ferredoxin oxidoreductase family protein codes for MNAPLKSAQALLPTQSAQASEADGISLDDKFTLERGRAFMTGTQAIIRLPMLQRQRDVLAGLNTAGFVTGYRGSPLGSVDLTAAKAKKYLDAHHVKFHPGMNEDLAATSVWGTQQVNLFPGAQYDGVFGLWYGKGPGVDRCGDVFKHANMAGTSQHGGVLVLAGDDHAAKSSTTAHQSEHILKACGIPVLYPSSVQEYLDYGMHGWAMSRYTGLWVSMKCVTDLVESGASVDLDPDRVKIVLPTDFELPPDGLNIRLPDTVLGQEARMNNYKWYAALAYARVNKLNQIIWDSPVAKIGIITAGKSYLDTRQALADLGIDESVARDIGIRLYKIGMTWPLEAEGVREFAQGLEEILVVEEKRQILEYQVKEELYNWRDDVRPRVVGKFDDTGEWSNRSGEGHGDWLLPATYELNPAQIARAIATRISKYFAGHPVAQRVQQRVAYLEAKEALLNISSKPDPNKDRVPHFCSGCPHNTSTKLPDGSRGLAGIGCHYMVLWMDRESSTFTHMGGEGVTWVGQAPFTSEKHVFANLGDGTYFHSGLLAIRASVAAKVNITYKILFNDAVAMTGGQAFDGPLDPAMISRQIAAEGVTPIIVVTDEPEKYGSSVDWAPGVTIRHRSELDAVQRELREIEGCSAMIYDQTCASEKRRRRKRNEYPDPAKRAVINEAVCEGCGDCSVQSNCLSVEPLETEFGRKRQINQSSCNKDFSCVTGFCPSFVTVEGGSLKKPAKIAATPTAAAAPVASLPSPVLPNTVKPFGILVTGIGGTGVVTIGQILAMAAHVEGKGCSVLDMSGLAQKGGPVMSHVRLADRPDDIYSTRVGTGDADLVIGCDAIVSANRDALSRMGEGRTYAAINATRTPTAAFVKNPDWQFPDAAAEQDIRAACGSDRVEFIDAGRIATALMGDAIATNMFMLGYAWQKGWVPLQEASLMRAIELNALQVAFNKQAFVWGRTAACDLAGLEKRTRLSDTPAQVIEFKRAPNLDELVKRRVAVLTSYQDAAYAEQYRAFVEQVQAAEAQLPHAESGRAAQRLSIAVATYLFKLMAYKDEYEVARLYTDGAFKAKIAGMFEGGYKLKFHLAPPLLAKHDAHGHLIKQEFGPWMMRAFGLLAKLKFLRGGALDVFGYTAERKEERGLIVHYKEIVASLLPRLTADNLAAAVAIASIPEEIRGYGHVKERHLAAARAKETQLLNQFNHPEPELKAGAARSIAA; via the coding sequence ATGAACGCACCACTCAAATCGGCGCAAGCCTTGCTGCCCACACAATCGGCGCAAGCGTCTGAAGCTGATGGCATTTCCCTTGATGATAAATTTACACTAGAACGTGGCCGTGCTTTCATGACGGGCACGCAGGCCATTATTCGCCTGCCCATGCTGCAACGGCAACGCGATGTCCTGGCCGGTCTGAACACCGCCGGTTTTGTTACCGGCTATCGTGGTTCCCCGCTGGGCAGCGTCGACCTGACCGCGGCCAAGGCAAAAAAATACCTGGACGCGCATCACGTCAAGTTCCACCCCGGCATGAACGAAGACCTGGCCGCGACCAGCGTCTGGGGCACACAGCAGGTCAACCTGTTCCCTGGCGCGCAATACGACGGCGTATTCGGCCTGTGGTACGGCAAAGGTCCCGGCGTCGACCGTTGCGGCGACGTTTTCAAGCATGCCAACATGGCTGGCACTTCCCAGCATGGCGGAGTGCTGGTGCTGGCCGGCGACGACCATGCGGCGAAGTCGTCGACTACCGCCCACCAAAGCGAACATATATTGAAAGCCTGCGGTATCCCGGTGCTGTACCCATCCTCGGTGCAGGAATACCTTGATTACGGCATGCATGGCTGGGCCATGAGCCGCTATACCGGCCTGTGGGTATCGATGAAATGCGTGACCGACCTGGTCGAGTCCGGCGCTTCGGTCGACCTCGATCCGGATCGCGTCAAGATTGTCTTGCCGACTGATTTCGAACTGCCGCCGGACGGCTTGAACATCCGCCTGCCAGACACCGTGCTGGGGCAGGAAGCGCGGATGAACAATTACAAATGGTATGCCGCGCTGGCGTATGCGCGCGTCAACAAACTGAACCAGATCATCTGGGACAGCCCGGTCGCCAAGATCGGCATCATCACCGCCGGCAAATCCTATCTCGACACGCGCCAGGCGCTGGCCGACCTCGGCATCGACGAAAGCGTGGCGCGCGACATCGGCATCCGCCTGTACAAGATCGGCATGACCTGGCCGCTGGAAGCGGAAGGCGTGCGCGAGTTTGCGCAAGGCCTGGAAGAAATCCTGGTGGTGGAAGAAAAACGCCAGATCCTGGAATACCAGGTCAAGGAAGAACTGTACAACTGGCGCGACGATGTGCGGCCGCGCGTGGTCGGCAAATTCGACGATACCGGCGAGTGGAGCAACCGCAGCGGCGAAGGCCATGGCGACTGGCTGCTGCCGGCGACCTACGAACTGAATCCGGCGCAGATCGCCAGGGCGATTGCGACCCGCATTTCGAAGTACTTCGCGGGCCATCCGGTGGCGCAGCGGGTACAGCAGCGGGTCGCTTACCTGGAAGCCAAGGAAGCGCTGCTGAACATCAGCAGCAAGCCCGATCCGAACAAGGACCGCGTCCCGCATTTCTGCTCCGGCTGTCCGCACAATACCTCGACCAAACTGCCGGACGGCAGCCGCGGCCTGGCCGGCATCGGCTGCCACTACATGGTGTTGTGGATGGACCGCGAATCGTCGACGTTTACCCACATGGGCGGCGAAGGCGTGACCTGGGTCGGCCAGGCGCCATTTACCTCGGAAAAGCACGTGTTCGCCAACCTCGGCGACGGTACTTATTTCCACTCCGGCCTGCTGGCGATCCGCGCTTCGGTCGCAGCCAAGGTCAACATCACCTACAAGATCCTGTTTAACGATGCGGTCGCCATGACCGGCGGCCAGGCGTTCGACGGCCCGCTCGATCCGGCCATGATTTCACGGCAGATCGCGGCGGAAGGCGTGACGCCGATCATCGTGGTGACCGACGAACCGGAAAAATACGGTTCGAGCGTCGACTGGGCGCCGGGCGTGACGATTCGCCATCGCAGCGAACTGGATGCGGTGCAGCGCGAACTGCGCGAGATCGAAGGCTGCTCGGCCATGATTTACGACCAGACCTGCGCCTCGGAAAAACGCCGGCGCAGGAAACGCAACGAATATCCGGATCCGGCCAAACGCGCCGTGATCAATGAGGCCGTGTGTGAAGGTTGCGGCGATTGCAGCGTGCAGTCGAATTGCCTGTCGGTGGAGCCGCTGGAAACCGAATTCGGCCGCAAGCGCCAGATCAACCAATCGTCGTGCAACAAGGATTTTTCCTGCGTCACCGGATTTTGTCCGAGTTTCGTCACGGTCGAAGGCGGCAGCTTGAAGAAGCCGGCCAAAATAGCCGCGACGCCAACCGCAGCTGCGGCGCCGGTGGCCAGCTTGCCATCGCCGGTGCTGCCGAACACGGTAAAACCGTTCGGCATCCTGGTGACCGGCATCGGCGGCACCGGCGTGGTGACCATCGGCCAGATCCTGGCGATGGCGGCCCACGTCGAAGGCAAAGGCTGTTCGGTGCTGGACATGAGCGGCCTGGCGCAAAAGGGCGGGCCGGTGATGTCGCATGTGCGGCTGGCCGACCGTCCGGACGACATCTATTCGACCCGTGTCGGCACCGGAGACGCCGACCTGGTGATTGGCTGCGACGCCATCGTCAGCGCCAACCGCGACGCCTTGTCGCGCATGGGCGAGGGACGCACCTACGCAGCGATCAACGCGACCCGCACGCCTACCGCCGCTTTCGTCAAGAATCCGGACTGGCAGTTCCCCGATGCCGCGGCAGAGCAGGATATACGTGCAGCTTGCGGCAGCGACCGCGTGGAATTCATCGACGCCGGCCGCATCGCTACCGCCTTGATGGGCGACGCCATTGCAACCAACATGTTCATGCTCGGTTATGCCTGGCAAAAGGGCTGGGTGCCGTTGCAAGAAGCATCGCTGATGCGGGCGATTGAATTGAACGCCTTGCAGGTGGCCTTCAACAAGCAAGCCTTCGTCTGGGGCCGCACCGCGGCTTGCGATCTGGCCGGGCTGGAAAAACGTACCCGCCTCAGCGATACGCCGGCGCAAGTGATCGAATTCAAGCGCGCGCCGAATCTGGATGAGCTGGTCAAGCGCCGTGTCGCTGTCCTGACCTCTTACCAGGACGCCGCCTATGCCGAGCAATACCGCGCATTTGTCGAACAGGTGCAGGCCGCCGAAGCGCAGTTGCCGCATGCCGAGAGCGGACGCGCAGCGCAGCGTCTGAGCATCGCGGTGGCCACTTACCTGTTCAAGCTGATGGCTTACAAGGATGAGTATGAAGTCGCACGCTTATATACCGACGGCGCTTTCAAGGCCAAGATTGCCGGCATGTTTGAAGGCGGCTACAAACTCAAGTTCCATCTGGCGCCGCCGCTGCTGGCCAAGCACGATGCGCACGGCCATCTGATCAAGCAAGAATTCGGTCCGTGGATGATGCGCGCGTTCGGCCTGCTGGCCAAACTGAAATTCCTGCGCGGCGGGGCCCTGGATGTTTTCGGGTATACGGCTGAGCGCAAGGAAGAGCGTGGCCTGATCGTACACTACAAGGAAATTGTTGCTTCCCTGTTGCCGCGGTTGACTGCCGATAACCTTGCCGCCGCTGTGGCGATCGCCAGCATTCCTGAAGAGATCCGCGGTTACGGTCACGTCAAGGAACGGCACCTGGCGGCGGCGCGCGCCAAGGAAACCCAGTTGCTGAATCAGTTCAACCACCCCGAGCCAGAACTCAAAGCGGGGGCAGCGCGCTCGATTGCTGCTTAG
- the phhA gene encoding phenylalanine 4-monooxygenase, protein MDAKVKDMGVNTDDFFATVAEKSDGAALRGDYSKIDAQYVVKQDWDAYTPEQHALWRRLYQRQAKLIPGRACDVFIESLELLNIGDGIPRFVDSSDLLFKATGWTLVAVPGLVPDHTFFEHLANRRFPVTVWLRDPEEFDYIVEPDVFHDFFGHVPLLFNPIFADHLQEYGKGALKAMKLDGLAMLARLYWYTVEFGLIQSPEGLRVYGAGILSSGGEIEHCLTSPASLRLPFDVERVMRTLYKIDSYQETYFVIDDFQQLFNDTAPDFTPMYERLKALQPLPANTLLPGETNLALK, encoded by the coding sequence ATGGATGCAAAGGTAAAGGACATGGGCGTCAATACCGACGATTTTTTTGCCACCGTCGCCGAAAAATCGGACGGCGCGGCGTTGCGCGGCGATTACAGCAAGATCGACGCCCAATACGTGGTCAAGCAGGACTGGGATGCTTACACGCCGGAGCAGCATGCGCTATGGCGCCGTCTGTACCAGCGGCAAGCCAAGCTGATCCCGGGGCGGGCTTGCGACGTATTCATCGAAAGCCTGGAACTGCTCAACATCGGCGACGGCATTCCTCGCTTCGTAGACAGTTCAGACCTGCTGTTCAAGGCTACCGGCTGGACTTTGGTGGCGGTGCCGGGCCTGGTGCCGGACCATACTTTCTTCGAGCACCTGGCCAATCGCCGCTTCCCGGTCACGGTCTGGCTGCGCGATCCAGAAGAGTTCGACTACATCGTCGAACCGGACGTGTTCCATGACTTTTTCGGCCATGTGCCGCTGCTGTTCAATCCGATTTTCGCCGACCATCTGCAAGAGTACGGCAAGGGCGCTCTGAAGGCGATGAAGCTGGACGGCCTGGCCATGCTGGCGCGCCTGTACTGGTATACCGTCGAATTCGGCCTGATCCAGAGTCCTGAGGGTTTGCGTGTATATGGCGCCGGGATCTTGTCGTCGGGCGGTGAAATCGAGCATTGCCTGACCAGCCCGGCCTCGCTGCGGCTGCCGTTCGATGTCGAACGCGTGATGCGGACCTTGTACAAGATCGATTCCTACCAGGAAACTTATTTCGTGATTGACGATTTCCAGCAGCTGTTCAACGACACGGCGCCGGATTTCACGCCGATGTACGAGCGCCTGAAGGCGCTGCAGCCGTTGCCGGCAAACACGTTGTTGCCGGGTGAAACCAATCTGGCGCTGAAATAA
- a CDS encoding Lrp/AsnC family transcriptional regulator: MPTIAMDATDRKILAILQEDGRLSNQEVAERVNLSPSPCLRRIKQLEQAGVIRQYVALLEPDKIGLGLLAYINVRLEKHSDPQYLSGTKAAAQNQAMSPRASFSAAVEQWPEVVACYAMTGEMDFLLRVHVEDMTHFSRFMMETLLRHPAVLDVKSSFALQRIKDTTALPLL, translated from the coding sequence ATGCCAACGATTGCAATGGATGCAACAGACCGCAAAATTCTGGCGATCTTGCAGGAGGATGGCCGCCTGAGCAACCAGGAGGTGGCGGAACGGGTCAACCTGTCGCCGTCGCCGTGCCTGCGCCGCATCAAGCAGCTGGAGCAGGCCGGCGTGATACGGCAATATGTGGCGCTGCTGGAGCCGGACAAGATCGGCCTGGGCCTGCTGGCCTACATCAACGTGCGCCTGGAGAAACATAGCGACCCGCAATACCTCAGCGGCACCAAGGCGGCGGCGCAAAACCAGGCCATGTCGCCGCGCGCCTCTTTTTCCGCCGCCGTCGAGCAGTGGCCGGAAGTGGTTGCCTGCTATGCGATGACCGGCGAAATGGATTTCCTGCTGCGGGTGCATGTGGAAGACATGACGCATTTTTCGCGGTTCATGATGGAAACATTGCTGCGCCATCCCGCGGTGCTGGACGTCAAATCAAGTTTTGCCCTGCAGCGTATCAAAGATACGACGGCGCTGCCTCTGCTTTAA
- a CDS encoding GNAT family N-acetyltransferase codes for MTTAEAGSASQAPGKTGGAGPGKASRPIIFVKELSRRARRRLLRHFLALSSSDRLLRFGSVLSDELLSRYVENIDFSRDTVFGVYDRKLRLLGVGHLAFAPREALPSVSASTSKERVAEFGVSVAASARGMGVGSRLFERAAIRCRNVDIDTLYMHCLSSNKVMMHIAKKAGMAIHRDYGEADAYLKLAPANPASVLQEAVQEQVATLDYTLKANLRAALKWLGSLPGIKRD; via the coding sequence ATGACAACAGCAGAGGCAGGTAGCGCAAGCCAGGCGCCGGGGAAAACCGGCGGCGCCGGTCCGGGCAAGGCATCGCGGCCAATCATTTTCGTCAAGGAATTGTCGCGCCGCGCCCGCAGGCGCTTGCTGCGCCATTTCCTGGCATTGAGCAGCAGCGATCGCCTGCTGCGCTTCGGTTCGGTGTTATCGGATGAACTGCTCAGCCGTTATGTCGAAAATATCGATTTCTCGCGCGATACGGTGTTTGGCGTCTACGACCGCAAATTGCGCCTGCTCGGCGTCGGCCACCTGGCGTTTGCGCCGCGCGAAGCGCTGCCCTCGGTGAGCGCATCCACCAGCAAGGAGCGGGTGGCCGAATTCGGCGTCTCGGTGGCCGCCTCCGCGCGCGGCATGGGAGTCGGCAGCCGCTTGTTTGAACGGGCGGCGATCCGTTGCCGCAACGTCGATATCGATACCTTGTACATGCATTGCCTGTCGTCGAACAAGGTGATGATGCACATCGCCAAGAAAGCCGGCATGGCCATCCATCGCGATTACGGCGAGGCCGACGCCTACCTGAAGCTGGCGCCGGCCAATCCGGCCAGCGTGTTGCAGGAAGCCGTGCAGGAACAGGTGGCGACGCTCGACTACACGCTCAAGGCGAACTTGCGCGCCGCGCTGAAATGGCTGGGCAGCCTGCCCGGCATCAAGCGTGATTAA
- a CDS encoding multifunctional CCA addition/repair protein, producing MKVFAVGGAVRDELLGLPVKDRDYVVVGATPDDMLAQGFRPVGKDFPVFLHPDTHEEYALARTERKTAPGYKGFVFHTDPDVTLEQDLVRRDLTINAIARAGDGTVADPFNGRRDLQDRVFRHVSDAFAEDPVRILRVARFAARFTDFTVAPETNALMQRMVAAGEVDALVPERVWQELARGLMESRPSRMFEVLRACGALARILPELDVLWGIPQPEKYHPEIDTGVHVMMVVDTAAAENHALPVRFAALVHDLGKGATPAAGWPSHHGHEGLGVELVERVCQRLKVPGEARDLALMTAREHGNVGRAFELRANTIVNLLGRCDAFRKPQRFVDMLRATECDYRGRAGYAGKPFPQLAYLQAALKAAQSVNAGVIAGMFQQQPQRIPEAIHAARVEMVEQVVQAQRS from the coding sequence ATGAAAGTTTTTGCAGTCGGCGGCGCGGTGCGCGACGAGTTGCTCGGACTCCCGGTCAAAGACCGCGACTACGTGGTGGTCGGCGCTACGCCAGACGACATGCTGGCGCAGGGGTTTCGCCCGGTCGGCAAGGATTTTCCGGTGTTCCTGCATCCAGACACGCATGAGGAATACGCGCTGGCGCGCACCGAACGCAAGACTGCGCCCGGCTACAAGGGATTTGTGTTCCATACCGATCCCGACGTCACGCTGGAGCAGGACCTGGTGCGGCGCGATCTCACCATCAACGCCATCGCGCGCGCCGGAGACGGTACCGTGGCCGATCCGTTCAACGGCCGCCGGGATTTGCAAGACCGGGTATTCCGCCATGTCTCCGACGCCTTCGCCGAAGATCCGGTGCGCATCTTGCGCGTCGCCCGGTTTGCCGCGCGCTTTACCGACTTTACGGTAGCGCCGGAAACCAATGCGCTGATGCAGCGCATGGTGGCGGCCGGCGAGGTTGACGCGCTGGTGCCGGAGCGAGTCTGGCAGGAACTGGCGCGCGGCCTGATGGAAAGCCGGCCGTCGCGCATGTTCGAGGTCTTGCGCGCTTGCGGTGCGCTGGCGCGCATCCTGCCGGAACTGGATGTCCTGTGGGGCATTCCGCAGCCGGAAAAATATCATCCCGAAATCGACACCGGCGTACACGTGATGATGGTGGTCGATACCGCCGCCGCAGAAAACCATGCATTGCCGGTGCGCTTCGCTGCATTGGTGCACGATCTCGGCAAAGGCGCGACGCCGGCCGCCGGCTGGCCCAGCCATCACGGTCATGAAGGGCTGGGCGTAGAGCTGGTGGAACGGGTTTGCCAGCGCCTCAAGGTGCCGGGCGAGGCGCGCGACCTGGCGTTGATGACGGCGCGCGAACACGGCAATGTCGGCCGCGCATTCGAGCTGCGCGCGAACACGATCGTCAACCTGCTGGGACGCTGCGACGCCTTTCGCAAGCCGCAGCGCTTCGTCGACATGCTGCGCGCCACCGAATGCGACTATCGCGGCCGGGCCGGTTATGCCGGCAAGCCGTTTCCGCAACTTGCTTATCTGCAGGCCGCCTTGAAGGCGGCGCAATCGGTGAATGCCGGCGTGATCGCCGGCATGTTCCAGCAGCAGCCGCAACGGATACCCGAAGCGATCCATGCAGCGCGGGTTGAAATGGTTGAGCAGGTAGTGCAAGCACAGCGTTCATGA